In Methylocystis echinoides, one genomic interval encodes:
- a CDS encoding carbamoyltransferase C-terminal domain-containing protein has protein sequence MNILGINSVFHESAAALVVDGKVVAACEEERFSRIKHAKEARVDNPHEMPEQAVRSCLDSAGLRPCDVDIVAYSFEPGLRRRKFHPEWWPDVGLEAAFLRGLDQIDDAVARLMGRRLGKALKFVPHHLAHAASAYYPSGFDKAAILVVDGIGEADCSMLARGEGNHIGVIASLSYPHSLGFVWEHVSVYLGFSPHDAAKVMGLAAYGDPAVFRRAFGSIIQIGEQGYAVDREAIGFHSLEPRGLDALFGPRRAPDGDFLPHHMNVAAALQDATDLAMLALARRLARESGGGALCLAGGVALNCVTNARLARAGVFSDIFIPSAPHDAGTAIGAALVAHCAEPGAKRPIGGATPYLGPEYDERDALAAIRAAGLKPRKCKDAPLEAAEMIADGNIVGWFQGRMEFGPRALGNRSLLADPRRPDTRAILNQRVKHREDFRPFAPSVLAEHADDWFEIGPPSPSHEFMLFACPTKPGRAARIPAVVHEDGTARVQIVRRAANPRYHALISRFYERTGVPLVLNTSFNDSEPIVCTPAHAVATFRGAGLDALFIGDVCVTSES, from the coding sequence ATGAACATTCTCGGAATCAATTCCGTCTTTCACGAATCTGCGGCCGCGCTTGTGGTCGACGGGAAGGTTGTGGCCGCGTGCGAAGAGGAGCGCTTTTCGCGCATCAAGCACGCTAAGGAGGCCCGGGTCGACAATCCGCATGAGATGCCCGAGCAGGCGGTGCGCTCTTGTCTCGATTCTGCGGGCCTGCGTCCTTGCGACGTCGATATCGTCGCCTATTCCTTCGAGCCTGGACTGAGGCGCCGGAAGTTTCATCCCGAATGGTGGCCCGACGTCGGCCTCGAAGCGGCGTTCCTTCGCGGGCTCGACCAGATCGACGACGCCGTCGCCCGGTTGATGGGGCGGCGCCTCGGCAAGGCGCTCAAATTCGTGCCTCATCACCTCGCGCACGCCGCCTCGGCATATTATCCGTCGGGCTTCGACAAGGCAGCCATTTTGGTCGTCGACGGCATCGGCGAGGCCGATTGCTCGATGCTCGCGCGCGGCGAGGGCAATCATATCGGCGTCATCGCGAGCCTCTCCTATCCCCACTCGCTCGGCTTCGTATGGGAGCATGTAAGCGTCTATCTCGGCTTTTCGCCTCACGACGCCGCAAAGGTCATGGGCTTGGCCGCCTATGGCGACCCGGCGGTCTTTCGGCGCGCCTTTGGGTCAATCATCCAGATTGGCGAGCAAGGCTACGCCGTGGATCGCGAGGCGATCGGATTCCATTCGCTCGAGCCCCGCGGCCTCGATGCGCTGTTCGGGCCGAGGCGGGCGCCGGACGGCGACTTTCTCCCCCATCATATGAACGTCGCCGCCGCGCTGCAGGACGCGACGGACCTTGCGATGCTCGCGCTGGCGCGCCGTCTGGCGCGCGAATCAGGCGGCGGCGCCTTATGCCTCGCCGGCGGCGTCGCGCTCAACTGCGTGACGAATGCGCGTCTCGCGCGCGCCGGCGTGTTCAGCGACATCTTCATCCCCTCGGCGCCGCATGACGCAGGGACGGCGATTGGCGCGGCGCTCGTCGCCCATTGCGCTGAACCCGGGGCGAAGCGCCCGATCGGCGGCGCGACGCCTTATCTGGGCCCCGAATACGACGAACGTGATGCGCTGGCGGCGATCCGCGCCGCCGGACTGAAGCCCCGCAAATGCAAGGATGCGCCGCTGGAGGCTGCAGAAATGATCGCCGACGGCAATATCGTCGGCTGGTTTCAGGGGCGTATGGAGTTCGGGCCGCGCGCGCTCGGCAACCGCTCGCTGCTCGCGGATCCCCGCCGGCCGGATACGCGGGCGATCCTCAATCAGCGGGTCAAGCACCGTGAGGACTTCCGTCCCTTCGCCCCGAGCGTCCTCGCCGAACACGCCGACGACTGGTTCGAGATCGGCCCGCCGTCGCCCAGTCACGAATTCATGCTCTTCGCCTGCCCGACGAAGCCAGGTCGCGCGGCGCGCATCCCGGCCGTCGTCCACGAAGACGGCACCGCGCGCGTTCAGATCGTGCGGCGGGCGGCGAACCCGCGTTATCACGCGTTGATCTCACGATTCTACGAGCGCACCGGCGTGCCGCTCGTGCTCAACACCTCCTTTAACGACAGCGAACCGATCGTCTGCACGCCGGCGCACGCCGTCGCGACTTTTCGGGGCGCGGGTCTCGACGCCCTGTTCATCGGCGACGTTTGCGTGACGTCCGAGAGTTGA
- a CDS encoding SagB family peptide dehydrogenase: MSDDQPPAPALLLAKLGPGVSLEEAAGGVLKARFDRESLVLGKFSANAARRAGQLATGVSLSRLHETDTPEEKELRGLIQRLALYGLVEYRLARGPEAPDIVVIEPQMRDYQPSLQKLDPARSYVLSRFAFLRRRGEDLVLESPLAGAVIRLCDPRVATALARLATPQTLADLRGAPEFFGEEFLALLVHSAMAFAPDPAKGLRRSEGDGDLALWEFHDLLFHMRSTNGRHANPTGGLYAHANLAPQPPAVRPAWPGQAIALEAIADAKGSAVAALLRQRRSERVFDDAHPITLAEVARFLDGAARIVARQKLSEAYGEEMEIAARPYPSGGASYELELYLAVDTCEGLPRGFYHYDADRHALVSIEVTERQLDAMIDDGQFAMGAPRRPQIMITMAARFGRVSWKYSGFAYSLVLKHVGVVMQTLYLMATEMELGACAIGVGDIDLFARMTALPFHVEGAVGQMAIGRAAAQGPP, encoded by the coding sequence TTGAGCGACGATCAGCCGCCAGCGCCCGCATTGCTCCTTGCCAAATTGGGTCCCGGCGTTTCCTTGGAGGAGGCGGCGGGCGGCGTTCTAAAGGCGCGTTTCGACCGCGAGTCGCTGGTTCTGGGCAAGTTCAGCGCCAACGCTGCGCGCCGCGCCGGGCAGCTTGCCACGGGCGTCTCGCTCTCTCGCCTTCACGAGACTGACACTCCCGAGGAAAAAGAGCTGCGGGGGCTCATCCAGCGGCTCGCCCTCTACGGCCTTGTCGAATATCGTCTCGCCCGCGGTCCCGAGGCGCCGGACATTGTCGTGATCGAACCGCAGATGCGCGATTACCAGCCGAGCCTCCAGAAGCTCGATCCGGCGCGTTCCTACGTTCTGTCGCGCTTTGCCTTCCTGCGGCGGCGGGGCGAGGATCTTGTGCTGGAATCGCCTCTTGCCGGCGCTGTGATTCGACTGTGCGACCCGCGTGTCGCGACCGCCCTTGCGCGCCTCGCGACGCCACAGACGCTCGCCGACCTTCGCGGCGCGCCGGAATTTTTTGGAGAAGAGTTCCTCGCGCTGCTCGTCCACAGCGCGATGGCTTTCGCGCCTGATCCCGCCAAAGGCTTACGCAGGAGCGAAGGCGACGGCGATCTCGCTTTGTGGGAATTCCACGATCTCCTCTTTCATATGCGCAGCACCAACGGCCGCCACGCCAATCCAACGGGCGGCCTCTACGCCCATGCGAATCTCGCCCCGCAGCCGCCTGCGGTGCGACCGGCATGGCCAGGTCAGGCGATCGCCCTCGAGGCGATTGCGGATGCGAAAGGGTCCGCCGTTGCGGCGCTGCTGCGCCAGCGGCGGTCCGAACGCGTCTTCGATGACGCGCATCCCATCACGCTCGCCGAGGTCGCGCGCTTTCTCGACGGCGCGGCGCGCATCGTTGCACGGCAGAAGCTGAGCGAGGCGTACGGCGAGGAGATGGAGATCGCCGCGCGGCCTTATCCTTCAGGCGGCGCCAGCTATGAGCTCGAGCTTTATCTCGCCGTCGACACATGCGAGGGGCTGCCGCGGGGTTTCTATCACTACGACGCGGATCGACACGCGTTGGTCTCGATCGAGGTGACCGAACGCCAGCTCGACGCGATGATCGATGATGGACAATTTGCGATGGGCGCGCCCCGGCGGCCGCAGATCATGATCACGATGGCGGCGCGCTTCGGGCGCGTGTCATGGAAATATAGCGGCTTCGCCTATTCTCTGGTCTTGAAGCATGTGGGCGTCGTCATGCAGACGCTTTATCTGATGGCGACGGAGATGGAGCTCGGGGCCTGCGCCATCGGCGTCGGCGACATCGACCTCTTCGCGCGGATGACCGCGCTGCCGTTCCATGTGGAAGGCGCGGTGGGTCAGATGGCGATTGGCCGCGCCGCCGCGCAGGGCCCGCCATGA
- a CDS encoding TOMM precursor leader peptide-binding protein yields the protein MTMEAPARQFEGRVGGAFRFSPNYSVYILPPDVVCLYSENRKFFLRGALYCALAERIGAGEDEASIVHALAADFPVAKIEEALRRLIDRRFVVASDVAQDATAAYWASMGLNPAAAVENLQNVGVAIEPLGVHGKDEFAEALRGFGVRVADGEGDLTVALVGDYLDERLAEFNRRRLEEKRDWLPVQPTGLFPLVGPIFSPGKSACWRCLSDRMKWNRQVKAFLDRKAARCVSASPLGAASLGRSGVSLAAAEIGKAIASGFRTDLGEHIVSLDMLGSEVARHYVPARPQCPVCGGAALRDPERTPVPIRLRAGGRIIVTSGGYRSMTPAETVARHRKHVSPLTGVVSHLERIRSDQPLDASFVARHNFSPCPETVDALQAGLSGDSYGKGSTAEQGEASALMEAIERYCGIFQGDEIRMTRRFVDFDAGEAIHPEEIIHYSDAQYEESAQGCCSGDGAPRRFDPLAETEWSPVWSLRDQRFKHVPTGLLYFFHESGCASQFSADSNGCAAGNTIEEAILQGFLELVERDAYAIWWYNRLRRPGIDLDALGDSYVCDLRAAFAAMGRDVWALDVTNDIGIPVVIAVAHWTEDGREFIEVAAGAHFDPRIATLRAMTELNQFLAIERLRGRPEETGDDYGNDPLPLRKHAYLRPEGTAGFERSPFKDFVTHDRREQVRACVAHMAKKGFDFLVLDQTRPDIEVPVVRVIAPGLRHFYRRFGPGRLYDTPVALGLRKRPTRERDLNPLYPRT from the coding sequence ATGACGATGGAAGCGCCCGCGCGGCAATTCGAGGGACGTGTCGGCGGAGCGTTCAGGTTTTCGCCGAATTACTCGGTCTATATCCTTCCGCCCGACGTCGTCTGCCTCTATTCCGAGAACAGGAAGTTCTTCCTGCGCGGCGCGCTGTATTGCGCGCTCGCGGAGCGGATCGGGGCGGGCGAGGATGAGGCCTCGATCGTTCATGCGCTTGCCGCGGACTTTCCGGTCGCCAAGATCGAGGAAGCGCTTCGGCGGCTCATCGATCGTCGCTTCGTCGTCGCTTCCGACGTCGCTCAGGACGCAACAGCCGCCTATTGGGCGAGCATGGGTCTCAATCCGGCCGCTGCGGTCGAGAATCTGCAGAATGTCGGGGTTGCGATCGAACCGCTGGGAGTCCATGGAAAAGACGAATTCGCAGAGGCGTTGCGCGGCTTCGGCGTCAGGGTGGCTGACGGCGAGGGCGATCTGACGGTTGCGCTCGTCGGCGATTATCTCGACGAGCGGCTCGCCGAATTCAATCGCCGGCGGCTCGAGGAAAAGAGGGACTGGCTGCCCGTTCAGCCGACAGGACTGTTTCCGCTCGTCGGCCCGATTTTCAGTCCTGGTAAAAGCGCCTGCTGGAGATGCCTCTCCGACCGGATGAAATGGAACCGTCAGGTCAAGGCGTTTCTGGATCGCAAGGCGGCGCGCTGCGTCTCGGCGTCGCCGCTTGGCGCAGCGTCGCTCGGGCGAAGCGGCGTCTCGCTCGCGGCCGCCGAAATCGGCAAGGCCATCGCCAGCGGTTTTCGCACCGACCTTGGCGAGCATATCGTGAGCCTCGACATGCTGGGCTCCGAAGTGGCGCGCCATTATGTGCCGGCGCGCCCGCAATGTCCGGTCTGCGGCGGCGCGGCGCTGCGTGATCCGGAACGCACGCCCGTTCCCATTCGGCTGCGCGCCGGCGGCAGGATCATCGTGACGAGCGGCGGCTACCGATCCATGACGCCGGCGGAGACGGTCGCTCGCCATCGCAAGCATGTCAGCCCGCTCACGGGCGTCGTGTCGCATCTCGAGCGGATCAGAAGCGACCAGCCGCTCGACGCGAGTTTCGTCGCGCGCCATAATTTCTCGCCTTGTCCGGAGACGGTCGACGCATTGCAGGCGGGATTGAGCGGCGACAGCTATGGCAAGGGCAGCACGGCGGAGCAGGGCGAAGCCAGCGCGCTCATGGAGGCGATCGAACGCTATTGTGGAATTTTCCAGGGCGACGAGATCAGAATGACGCGCCGCTTCGTGGATTTCGACGCCGGCGAGGCGATCCATCCCGAAGAAATCATTCACTATAGCGACGCGCAATATGAGGAGAGCGCGCAAGGATGCTGCTCCGGCGACGGGGCGCCGCGCCGTTTCGATCCCTTGGCCGAGACGGAATGGTCGCCCGTCTGGTCGCTGCGCGACCAACGCTTCAAGCATGTCCCGACCGGGCTTTTGTACTTCTTCCATGAATCTGGCTGCGCGAGCCAGTTCAGCGCCGACTCGAATGGCTGCGCGGCCGGCAATACGATCGAAGAGGCGATCCTTCAGGGGTTTTTGGAGCTCGTGGAGCGGGACGCGTACGCCATCTGGTGGTATAATCGTTTGCGGCGTCCCGGGATTGATCTCGACGCGCTCGGCGACAGCTACGTCTGCGACCTGCGCGCCGCTTTTGCGGCGATGGGTCGTGACGTCTGGGCGCTGGACGTCACAAACGACATCGGGATTCCGGTCGTCATCGCCGTGGCGCATTGGACGGAAGACGGGCGCGAGTTCATCGAAGTCGCCGCGGGGGCGCATTTCGATCCGCGCATTGCGACGCTGCGGGCGATGACGGAACTCAACCAGTTTCTCGCGATCGAGCGGCTGCGCGGCCGCCCGGAAGAGACGGGCGACGATTACGGAAACGATCCGCTGCCCCTGCGCAAGCACGCCTATCTGCGCCCGGAGGGGACAGCGGGTTTTGAGCGTTCGCCGTTCAAGGATTTCGTGACGCACGACCGGCGCGAGCAGGTGCGCGCCTGCGTCGCGCATATGGCAAAGAAGGGCTTCGACTTTCTCGTCCTCGATCAGACGCGGCCCGATATCGAGGTTCCGGTGGTGCGGGTGATCGCGCCGGGCTTGCGGCATTTCTATCGTCGCTTCGGACCGGGCCGGCTCTATGACACGCCGGTCGCGCTCGGGCTACGAAAGCGGCCGACGCGGGAACGCGATCTCAATCCTTTGTATCCACGGACCTGA
- a CDS encoding cytochrome c oxidase assembly protein: MRKLAALLCLVALAAPGEVLADPGHEAAPAFPHPLALLILALVALVYGRGVQRIAAKGAFGRVITARHIGYCAVALLLSYAVVASPASAWGERLFSTHMAQHLALMLVCAPLFVAAKTSQAAVYALSPTLPAPALSSALKISAVVAAPVALWLWFTGLFLLWHLPALYAWGLRNEAAHALEHASFFLGAYGFWSVVLAPARAHALGHGARLLFVASAALLSGLPGALIALSSRPLYQIDAAQAARLGLTPLEDQQLAGLVMWIPGGLAYLIAVLALLSGWISEAERRASRRSRGGGAALVFVLCSLSLAGCDDVTPKRFAATAAASDATGGDPQKGAQEIAAIGCGACHTIPGVNGANGLVGPPLNRIGRRVYIAGVLRNTPENLEAWLQDPQKIVPGNVMPNMGVSPEQSRDIAAYLYTLK; the protein is encoded by the coding sequence ATGCGGAAGCTAGCCGCGCTCCTTTGCCTCGTCGCCTTGGCGGCGCCCGGAGAAGTCCTCGCAGATCCCGGGCACGAAGCTGCGCCCGCGTTTCCCCATCCGCTCGCGCTTTTGATCCTTGCCCTTGTCGCTCTCGTCTACGGTCGCGGCGTCCAAAGAATCGCTGCAAAAGGCGCCTTCGGACGCGTCATTACGGCCCGGCACATCGGATATTGCGCAGTCGCGCTTCTCCTGTCTTACGCTGTCGTCGCTTCGCCAGCCAGCGCATGGGGCGAGCGTCTGTTTTCGACGCATATGGCGCAGCATCTCGCGTTAATGCTGGTCTGCGCGCCGCTGTTCGTCGCGGCAAAAACGTCACAGGCGGCTGTCTACGCCTTGTCGCCGACGCTTCCCGCCCCGGCGCTGTCCTCCGCCCTGAAAATATCGGCGGTCGTCGCGGCGCCCGTAGCGCTCTGGCTGTGGTTCACGGGACTCTTTCTGCTGTGGCATTTGCCGGCCCTCTACGCCTGGGGGCTGCGCAACGAGGCGGCTCATGCGCTGGAGCACGCCAGCTTCTTTCTTGGCGCCTATGGCTTTTGGTCCGTCGTTCTCGCGCCCGCGCGCGCACATGCGCTGGGCCATGGCGCGCGGTTGCTGTTTGTTGCGAGCGCGGCGCTGCTGAGCGGCCTGCCAGGCGCCCTCATCGCCCTGTCGTCGCGGCCGCTCTATCAGATCGACGCGGCGCAGGCCGCACGCCTCGGACTGACGCCGCTCGAAGACCAGCAGCTCGCTGGACTCGTCATGTGGATTCCGGGCGGGCTCGCCTATCTTATCGCTGTTCTGGCGCTGCTTTCGGGCTGGATCAGCGAAGCGGAGCGACGCGCGTCTCGTAGAAGCCGAGGCGGAGGGGCGGCCCTCGTCTTTGTCTTATGTTCCCTGTCGCTCGCCGGATGCGACGACGTCACGCCGAAGCGCTTCGCCGCCACGGCGGCGGCGAGCGATGCAACGGGCGGCGACCCGCAAAAAGGCGCGCAGGAGATTGCGGCGATTGGCTGCGGCGCCTGTCACACCATTCCCGGCGTCAATGGCGCGAACGGGCTTGTCGGCCCGCCGCTCAACCGCATTGGACGGCGGGTATACATTGCTGGCGTCTTGCGAAACACGCCGGAAAATCTCGAGGCCTGGCTGCAGGACCCGCAGAAAATCGTTCCTGGCAATGTGATGCCCAATATGGGCGTTTCCCCCGAGCAGAGCCGCGACATCGCCGCCTATCTTTATACGCTGAAATAA
- a CDS encoding amidase, protein MGNRDKAQSAQGAVDAQTRRGFLVSAGACAASATLGGPARAAASETASSQWDYRCAGELAAALRDRRISALELVDGAIARIEALDASINAVPVRDFDRARAAARAADAALARGETGALLGVPVTVKESFNVAGLPTCWGDPRFRRFTPKEDALAVARLKKAGAVILGKTNVSQWLSDWQSDNSVYGTTNNPFHLCRTPGGSSGGSAAALAAGFGALSLGSDMGGSLREPAHDCGIYAHRPTPGLVPRRGHAFPDTPPLPVEHDLAVIGPMARCAADLALALDIVAGPDEIGAGVGYRLALPPPRHEKLSDFRVLIIDRHPLGPTGSDISLALATLAERLGRAGAALADRRALAPDLAQATRLHVRLLSAYWGAGLPVAAYRRLYGAADAVSPSNRSLAAERARGAVLSFREWRGLEAERAELQQKWRELFRDVDVVLCPAAPTTALRHDHSTPLEARRVRVDGKPVSYLDAHTIWAAPATIAGLPATVAPIAQDGSGLPIGVQIIGPSYEDRTAIAFATLVERAFGGFTPPTMKTLRLSCAKDGINAPSAGRRRAARAAGSWRAE, encoded by the coding sequence ATGGGTAATCGAGACAAGGCTCAATCTGCGCAGGGCGCCGTAGACGCCCAGACGCGGCGCGGCTTTCTTGTCAGCGCCGGCGCCTGTGCGGCGTCCGCGACTTTGGGCGGTCCTGCGCGGGCCGCGGCCAGCGAGACGGCTTCGTCGCAATGGGATTACCGCTGCGCCGGCGAACTCGCCGCGGCGCTGCGCGATCGGCGCATCTCGGCGCTGGAGCTCGTCGACGGCGCCATCGCGCGGATCGAGGCGCTGGACGCGTCCATCAACGCCGTGCCGGTGCGCGACTTCGATCGCGCTCGCGCAGCGGCGCGAGCGGCGGATGCGGCGCTGGCGCGGGGCGAAACCGGCGCTTTGCTCGGCGTTCCTGTTACTGTAAAGGAGTCCTTCAATGTCGCCGGCCTGCCCACCTGCTGGGGCGATCCGCGCTTCAGACGCTTCACGCCGAAGGAAGACGCTCTCGCCGTTGCAAGGTTGAAAAAGGCCGGCGCCGTCATCCTCGGCAAGACCAATGTGTCGCAATGGCTGAGCGATTGGCAGAGCGACAACAGCGTCTATGGAACGACCAACAATCCTTTCCATCTCTGCCGCACGCCGGGCGGATCGTCGGGCGGTTCGGCGGCGGCGCTGGCGGCGGGTTTTGGCGCGCTGTCGCTTGGCTCCGACATGGGCGGCTCCCTGCGCGAACCGGCGCATGATTGCGGGATCTACGCCCATAGGCCGACGCCGGGCCTCGTCCCGCGCCGGGGCCATGCGTTTCCCGATACACCCCCTTTGCCGGTTGAGCACGATCTCGCCGTTATCGGCCCGATGGCGCGCTGCGCCGCCGATTTGGCGCTGGCGCTCGACATTGTCGCCGGGCCGGACGAGATCGGCGCGGGCGTCGGCTACAGGCTCGCCTTGCCGCCGCCGCGCCATGAGAAGCTCAGCGACTTTCGCGTGCTCATCATCGATCGTCATCCGCTCGGCCCAACGGGAAGCGACATCAGTCTGGCGCTCGCGACATTGGCCGAACGTCTCGGGCGCGCCGGCGCGGCCCTCGCCGACAGGCGCGCCTTGGCGCCCGACCTTGCGCAGGCGACGCGCCTTCACGTGCGTCTGCTCTCCGCCTATTGGGGCGCGGGTCTTCCTGTTGCCGCCTACCGAAGGCTTTATGGCGCCGCCGACGCCGTTTCCCCGTCCAATCGCAGCCTCGCGGCCGAACGCGCGCGGGGCGCGGTCTTGAGCTTTCGCGAATGGCGCGGCCTCGAGGCCGAGCGCGCTGAACTGCAGCAAAAATGGCGCGAACTCTTTCGCGACGTCGACGTCGTGCTCTGTCCGGCCGCTCCAACCACCGCTCTTCGACACGACCATTCGACGCCGCTCGAGGCGCGACGCGTGCGGGTCGACGGCAAGCCTGTCTCCTATCTCGACGCTCATACGATCTGGGCGGCGCCGGCGACCATCGCGGGACTGCCGGCGACCGTGGCGCCGATCGCGCAGGACGGCTCCGGCCTGCCGATCGGCGTGCAGATCATTGGTCCGTCTTACGAGGATCGAACCGCCATCGCCTTCGCGACGCTGGTCGAACGCGCCTTCGGCGGCTTTACGCCGCCCACGATGAAGACGTTGCGGCTTTCCTGCGCGAAAGATGGGATCAATGCGCCATCGGCGGGGCGGCGCCGAGCGGCGCGCGCCGCAGGATCATGGCGAGCGGAATAA